Proteins from a genomic interval of Oncorhynchus mykiss isolate Arlee chromosome 21, USDA_OmykA_1.1, whole genome shotgun sequence:
- the LOC110500381 gene encoding SH3 domain and tetratricopeptide repeat-containing protein 1 yields MSNAEQEVEPVPVAVGNGVDTSRRYRRKLSADDHKHHHHDPVKIETITRSRKIGTSREAGSVRGTMSTSEDSFPTALPMLLAMVEGPDRHPADEGSQEVLRGKLCLLEADSAEVNALFTELSARLVTINSEENVIFVTFKTFEEIWKFTTYYTMGFLGQCMENLLLDQDFWLSSMDQKNVGIEISIQEDTLNLMYKGILMQEGSFFASCSSTQMFDSSTSGSDLYLEQGDIALFEPPFLGSGWTVLSLGDGARGTKPKPALEPVIPFHQWFLKSCAENILVGSGKPACDFLCQFATGSCIATVEYDAGGPDELSLEQGDHILIVGLLVSCFDWFTGRLERTGEVGLVMTTLVKPADDTLCELADIFLDQEERLFFNLKEEQIKEETIALLKKISQNDVGSVYKLDLIDQPDSPKEPSQNGSQGNMDAHQQAELKRKIEEILQERKEKVPCATVMTNGTLEDHSVSSKTTLPSGPHFTVHPVEEGTITNQEKLLPLLSFLGGSDYKPDFGTLYVQTPELLLATFNGHSDDIDELVAYLGIARETARKKRLHWSQSRLCLLLGKLCAGSSKFSQARVYFEEALSIPRDGFTDMLMLANIYVNLAVIYLMQKNTEKYFALSERIAALLMGIPDCVSTVEKDSEVLKFILKKAVLAHNKMAEARACFLLAKLHWRRGEGADAVPFLERLLVLSAEPAGVRSVRPSHGYLSLGRLYSQLSLPHLCVSSARRATMHPSARLADCLNGMGLVLENTARLYGIRKQEDTIPAQVALYLSRSLSFTGELAGVGGNGDHTLSQALTLCLSQLFQKHGKLGRAVRSMHTLIDDHCRPSSSSCATSSPERISALVWLAWLHICDSQPEVSLDVLDSVLASMPEHCTTPQEGLVHNMRGVALRCTGNLRRAAESYQAAIYVCEEFEDRANWAVAQANLGLLSLKAGAKGLAERHLTEAVELFSELGGEEHEVNFITVLLELGQHCVNQRFLERGKIYFEWALLMAIKSNHLDSQLSATRRLCHLYGAVCSDEAQCIIYNEHQLAILATRGDRGQEGEVLETISQLYLSLGTERARWSALDYTKRSLGIFIDLGWKEKEAYAWLQAGKIYQMLGQTELVDLYVQVAQDVGLSTGDTHFILQLLEAAGDVFFNLNQEREKAVCFYRDRALPIAVRTSSTEARLRLSNKLVELLLQLKLYGEAVEYAQAALDISVTLGNRLNERVAFHRLATLYHCLGQFELAEHYYLKTLSLCPTPLEFDEETLYYVRVYQTLGDIIFYDLKDPYDAAGYYHLALAAAMDLGNKKSQLQLCTRLATIYHNFLVDRELSLFFYQKARAFASDLNVRRINLSPDQNFSSMSQYKSNRFSTQEPTIK; encoded by the exons ATGTCAAATGCGGAACAGGAGGTAGAACCGGTCCCGGTGGCGGTGGGTAACGGAGTTGACACGAGTCGCCGTTACCGGAGAAAGCTCTCAGCAGATGACCACAAGCATCATCACCATGATCCGGTAAAAATTGAGACTATCACCCGAAGTAGAAAAATAG GCACCTCCAGAGAAGCTGGCAGTGTAAGGGGAACCATGTCAACGTCTGAAGACAGCTTCCCAACAG CTCTACCCATGTTGCTGGCCATGGTGGAGGGGCCCGACAGGCACCCTGCAGACGAGGGGTCTCAGGAAGTGCTGCGGGGGAAACTCTGCCTCCTGGAGGCCGACAGCGCGGAGGTCAACGCTCTCTTTACG GAACTCTCTGCCAGGCTGGTCACCATCAACAGTGAAGAAAACGTGATATTCGTCACATTCAAAACATTCGAAGAGATATGGAAGTTCACCACATATTACACAATGG GCTTTCTGGGTCAGTGCATGGAGAACTTGCTCCTAGACCAGGATTTCTGGTTGAGCTCTATGGACCAGAAGAACGTGGGCATAGAGATCTCTATCCAAGAGGATACTCTCAACCTAATGTACAAAGGCATTCTCATGCAAGAGG GTTCCTTCTTCGCCAGCTGCAGTTCCACCCAGATGTTTGATAGCTCCACCTCTGGTAGTGACCTCTACCTGGAGCAGGGGGACATAGCCCTGTTCGAGCCCCCGTTCTTGGGGTCGGGGTGGACTGTACTGTCCCTGGGGGATGGAGCCCGGGGGACCAAGCCCAAACCAGCCCTGGAGCCCGTCATACCCTTCCACCA ATGGTTCTTGAAATCCTGTGCGGAGAACATCTTAGTTGGTAGTGGCAAGCCAGCATGTGACTTCCTCTGCCAGTTTG CCACAGGCTCCTGCATTGCCACTGTGGAGTATGACGCAGGAGGACCAGATGAGCTGAGCCTGGAGCAGGGTGATCACATCCTCATTGTGGGCCTGTTGGTGTCTTGCTTCGATTGGTTCACTGGCAggctggagaggacaggagaggtgggACTGGTGATGACAACACTGGTCAAGCCAGCTGATGATACCCTTTGTGA GTTGGCGGACATATTCCTAGACCAAGAAGAAAGGTTATTTTTTAACCTTAAAGAAGAGCAGATCAAAGAAGAAACTATTGCCTTGCTGAAGAAAATCTCCCAGAATGATGTTGGATCCGTCTACAAACTTG ATCTGATTGATCAACCAGATTCTCCAAAGGAACCATCTCAAA ATGGTTCCCAAGGAAACATGGATGCTCACCAACAAGCAGAACTGAAGAGGAAGATAGAAGAGATTCTACAAGAAAGGAAGGAGAAAGTGCCTTGTGCGACTGTGATGACAAACGGAACTCTGGAGGACCACAGTGTGTCCTctaagactacattacccagtgGGCCTCACTTCACTGTCCACCCAGTAGAGGAAGGCACCATCACCAACCAAGAGAAACTCCTTCCTCTTCTATCCTTTCTGGGCGGCTCTGACTACAAGCCAGATTTTGGCACCCTCTACGTACAAACCCCAGAACTGCTCCTTGCCACTTTCAACGGCCACTCGGATGACATTGACGAATTGGTGGCATACTTAGGCATAGCCAGGGAAACGGCCAGGAAGAAGCGTCTCCATTGGTCGCAGAGCCGCCTCTGTTTGCTTTTGGGGAAACTCTGCGCGGGAAGTTCAAAATTCTCCCAAGCTCGAGTCTACTTCGAGGAGGCCCTCAGCATCCCTCGAGATGGATTCACGGACATGCTAATGCTAGCTAACATCTACGTAAACCTAGCTGTGATCTATCTCATGCAAAAAAACACAGAGAAGTACTTTGCTTTGTCCGAGCGGATTGCTGCATTGCTTATGGGTATCCCTGACTGCGTCTCTACTGTAGAAAAAGACTCTGAAGTTCTCAAGTTCATCCTGAAGAAAGCGGTTCTCGCTCATAACAAGATGGCTGAAGCACGTGCTTGTTTCCTTCTAGCAAAGCTCCACTGGAGGCGAGGCGAGGGGGCGGACGCTGTCCCGTTCTTGGAGAGACTTCTGGTTCTCTCGGCAGAGCCAGCAGGTGTCCGGAGCGTCAGGCCCAGCCACGGCTACCTGAGCCTGGGGAGACTGTACAGCcagctctccctcccccatctctgtGTCAGCTCAGCCAGGAGAGCCACAATGCATCCGTCCGCTAGGCTAGCCGATTGTCTGAATGGAATGGGGCTAGTGCTGGAGAACACAGCCAGACTCTATGGGATCCGGAAGCAGGAAGACACCATTCCAGCTCAAGTGGCTCTGTATCTGAGCCGGTCGCTCTCTTTCACTGGGGAATTAGCTGGAGTCGGTGGCAATGGTGACCACACTCTAAGCCAGGCACTAACACTCTGTCTATCCCAACTGTTTCAGAAACACGGGAAACTAGGACGCGCGGTGCGCTCCATGCACACTCTCATAGACGATCATTGCAGGCCGTCATCATCATCTTGCGCCACTAGCAGCCCTGAACGCATCAGCGCCCTCGTGTGGCTAGCCTGGCTGCACATCTGTGACAGCCAACCGGAGGTATCACTAGATGTTCTAGACTCAGTGCTGGCCTCCATGCCAGAACACTGCACTACTCCACAGGAAG GATTGGTCCACAACATGAGGGGTGTGGCCCTTCGATGCACGGGAAACCTGCGGAGGGCGGCAGAAAGCTACCAGGCGGCCATTTATGTGTGTGAGGAGTTTGAGGACAG GGCCAACTGGGCGGTCGCGCAGGCTAACCTGGGGTTGCTGAGTCTGAAGGCTGGGGCTAAG GGTCTGGCGGAGAGGCATCTCACGGAAGCCGTGGAGCTGTTCTCAGAGCTGGGTGGAGAGGAGCATGAGGTGAACTTTATAACAGTGCTGCTGGAGCTGGGACAACACTGTGTGAACCAGAGATTCCTGGAAAGAGGGAAGATCTACTTTGAGTGGGCTCTGCTGATGGCCATTAAGTCAAACCATTTAGACA GTCAGTTAAGTGCGACGCGGCGTCTGTGCCACCTGTACGGAGCTGTATGTTCTGACGAAGCTCAGTGCATAATCTACAACGAACATCAGCTTGCCATACTAGCGACCCGGGGAGACAGAGGACAAGAGGGGGAGGTGCTGGAGACCATCAGCCAGCTATACCTCAGTCTGGGGACCGAGAG GGCTAGGTGGTCGGCTCTGGACTACACCAAGCGTAGCCTGGGTATCTTCATCGACCTGGGCTGGAAGGAAAAGGAGGCATATGCCTGGCTGCAGGCTGGGAAGATATACCAAATGCTGGGCCAAACCGAACTGGTGGACCTCTATGTACAG GTGGCCCAAGATGTGGGCCTGAGTACAGGAGACACACACTTTATCCTACAGCTGCTGGAGGCAGCAGGGGATGTCTTCTTCAACCTcaaccaggagagagagaaggctgtcTGCTTCTATagg GACCGTGCCCTGCCCATCGCTGTGAGGACCAGCAGTACAGAGGCCAGACTAAGGCTGTCTAACAAGCTGGTGGAGCTGCTACTGCAACTGAAGCTGTATGGAGAGGCCGTGGAGTACGCCCAGGCCGCCCTGgacatcagtgttacattgg GAAATCGTCTAAATGAGCGCGTGGCCTTCCACCGGCTGGCCACCCTGTACCACTGTCTGGGTCAGTTTGAACTGGCTGAACACTACTACCTGAagaccctctccctctgccccacgCCCCTGGAGTTTGATGAGGAAACCCTGTACTACGTCCGAGTCTATCAGACGCTAGGGGACATCATCTTCTATGACCTGAAG GACCCCTACGATGCCGCGGGGTACTACCACCTGGCGCTGGCAGCAGCCATGGACCTCGGCAACAAGAAGTCCCAGCTCCAGCTTTGCACACGATTGGCTACGATCTACCACAACTTTCTGGTTGACCGGGAGCTCTCACTCTTCTTCTACCAGAAAGCGCGAGCGTTCGCCTCAGACCTCAATGTACGCCGCATCAACCTCTCGCCCGACCAGAACTTCAGTAGTATGTCACAGTACAAGTCGAATAGGTTTAGCACTCAGGAACCAACAATTAAGTAA